In a single window of the Plasmodium cynomolgi strain B DNA, chromosome 6, whole genome shotgun sequence genome:
- a CDS encoding phist protein (Pf-fam-b;~putative) codes for MVDLMWKKCSKSSEEERRKKGQLKLCISGGSGNGCGGSVSISASTPVGFFFCCVFCLVCQFLLTGDCPGHNPQWTSPQWSSPKWKSSPCCSRSLSEVVLRSLEKYIDLNDIKLLETKRHLRAPPISGTPKKEEKIKSLRKEHERSTNEEGNDVWGIASSDAGVEVYAGVEAYVEVEEEDDENKIDSELPYEDLLGEELTEQQFDKMVGKLRGYIDIKDMNALWNYVHTNGKKKYFSLKEELWKDCENMSIKYNIPEEFTIKEWRKAYLHLKDELLKKERDDYMDLKVFIDAGFNVRWEYIAFIIDKYESWDAFIDTARDNWKKSLSKSFEKYVEDAQEKEIEKNPKTGAKVSCINKYNEENKIMVSEILL; via the exons ATGGTAGATCtgatgtggaaaaaatgttccaAGTCCTCTGAGGaagaaaggaggaagaagggacAGCTAAAGTTATGCATTTCTGGCGGAAGTGGAAATGGGTGTGGAGGCAGTGTTTCCATTTCCGCTTCCACACCTGTgggttttttcttttgctgcGTCTTTTGCCTGGTTTGCCAA tTCCTGCTGACAGGAGATTGTCCAGGTCATAACCCCCAGTGGACCTCTCCCCAGTGGAGctcccccaaatggaaatcCTCCCCATGTTGCTCAAGAAGCCTGTCCGAAGTTGTCCTGCGGAGCTTAGAGAAGTACATTGACTTAAATGACATAAAACTGCTGGAGACGAAGAGGCACTTGAGGGCCCCCCCGATAAGCGGCACGccgaagaaggaggagaaaataaaatcgcTGAGAAAGGAGCATGAAAGAAGTACCAACGAGGAGGGTAACGATGTATGGGGCATTGCGAGCAGCGACGCAGGGGTGGAAGTATATGCAGGGGTGGAGGCATATGTAGAggtagaggaggaggatgatgaaaacaaaatagacaGCGAACTACCATATGAAGACCTACTAGGAGAGGAGCTAACGGAACAgcaatttgataaaatggTGGGAAAGTTACGTGGCTACATTGACATAAAAGATATGAATGCCCTTTGGAATTATGTACACacgaatgggaagaaaaaatacttcaGTTTGAAAGAGGAGCTATGGAAGGACTGTGAAAATATGTCAATAAAGTACAACATCCCAGAAGAATTTACCATAAAGGAGTGGAGAAAAGCTTACCTTCATTTGAAGGACGAGTTgctgaaaaaggaaagagacGATTACATGGacttaaaagtttttattgATGCAGGATTTAACGTCCGTTGGGAATATATTGCTTTTATTATTGACAAATATGAATCGTGGGATGCTTTTATCGACACGGCGAGGGACAACTGGAAAAAGTCACTCTCCAAGAGCTTCGAAAAATATGTGGAGGATGCCCAGGAGAAGGAAATCGAGAAAAACCCAAAGACTGGCGCAAAGGTTTCCTGCATTAACAAGTACAATGAGGAGAACAAAATTATGGTTAGCGAGATTTTGCTATGA
- a CDS encoding phist protein (Pf-fam-b;~putative), with product MKIRFRSKCASDRRKDFTPSRLLPLLNVFLLILFYVVLQDEQLCEEATGGKTHQMVTREMATHQMAAYRVMSHRMRTHRLRPHRMRSLDDVSRKGIRGCMDEETIQWVKNEYGLSQKLKDKNCESDDESNETGNGAVLSISKLSPKYLKKLVGEVYYDKINELPKNIKADDLFSTWHDIYGMEKNEFSSVEEDLWLACCGLAAERRVSKKNKINEWLRVYKKLSHDLMKKEVNDFNDLLIFMDNGSFTKLDFTLFVYYKSISWRTFKKALFKRWKKVLIRNLDVHRRLSE from the exons ATGAAAATTCGCTTCCGCTCCAAGTGCGCGTCTGACAGAAGGAAGGATTTCACACCAAGTCGCCTTCTCCCCCTGCTGAACGTTTTTCTACTGATACTTTTCTATGTGGTCCTTCAG gATGAGCAACTGTGCGAGGAAGCAACCGGTGGGAAGACACACCAAATGGTGACACGTGAAATGGCGACGCACCAAATGGCCGCTTACAGAGTGATGTCTCATCGAATGAGGACGCACCGATTGAGGCCCCACCGGATGAGAAGCCTGGATGACGTGTCTAGGAAAGGAATAAGAGGGTGCATGGATGAAGAAACGATACAGtgggtaaaaaatgaatatgggTTGTCGCAAAAGttgaaagataaaaattgtgagtCAGACGATGAGTCGAATGAAACAGGGAATGGAGCAGTGTTATCGATTAGCAAATTAAGtccaaaatatttaaaaaaattggtagGAGAAGTATATTACGACAAAATTAATGAGTTgccaaaaaatatcaaaGCAGATGATCTTTTTTCGACATGGCATGATATTTAtggcatggaaaaaaatgagttttCAAGTGTGGAGGAGGACCTGTGGCTTGCCTGTTGTGGATTAGCTGCAGAGAGGAgagtttcaaaaaaaaacaaaataaacgaatGGTTGAGAGTTTATAAAAAGCTATCTCATGAtttgatgaaaaaggaagtgaACGATTTTAATGACTTGCTAATTTTTATGGATAATGGTTCCTTTACAAAGCTGGACTTTACTCTCTTCGTATATTACAAGTCCATTTCGTGGAGGACGTTCAAGAAGGCTCTCTttaaaaggtggaaaaaagttTTGATTCGCAACCTTGATGTACACAGAAGGTTAAGTGAGTAG